One part of the Oceanidesulfovibrio indonesiensis genome encodes these proteins:
- a CDS encoding efflux RND transporter periplasmic adaptor subunit, whose product MKRLILITILTATVAGAGFLFWCGVPQQAFGNGDEAQAAPQPVRPVPTERVLPAPGSSIREFPATVQAARRVDMSFSVGGVLIELNGDAGRVVKEGEVIARLDPRDFENAVSSAEATHDEALQNLKRTRTLREKNVTTQSELDNAQAAFETAAAELRIRRKALEDTVMRAHFDGVVARRYVENHEHIKENTPVLSLQSIAELEVSFQVPERVLARYGDAALAGVQVRFGADGDTWRNARVREVSADADTVTRTYEVVAAVESPEDLKVLSGMTAEARLSLPTGLAGNGAVLAPMAAVFGGSDGGSYVWIIEDDAAPPRKTRVELGTMRDEGVEVLTGLEPGQRVAVAGVHSLSEHMVVRPMRAGAEGLE is encoded by the coding sequence ATGAAACGACTCATACTCATCACGATCCTGACCGCCACCGTGGCCGGCGCCGGCTTTCTGTTCTGGTGCGGCGTTCCGCAGCAGGCCTTCGGCAACGGCGACGAAGCGCAGGCAGCGCCCCAGCCGGTGCGGCCCGTGCCTACAGAACGCGTGCTGCCCGCTCCCGGGTCCAGCATCCGCGAGTTCCCCGCCACTGTGCAGGCCGCCCGGCGCGTGGACATGTCCTTCTCCGTCGGAGGCGTGCTCATCGAGTTGAACGGCGATGCCGGCCGCGTGGTCAAGGAGGGCGAGGTTATCGCCCGGCTGGACCCACGCGACTTCGAAAACGCCGTGAGTTCGGCAGAGGCCACTCACGACGAAGCCCTGCAGAACCTGAAACGCACACGCACCCTGCGCGAGAAGAACGTGACCACCCAATCCGAACTCGACAACGCACAGGCCGCTTTCGAGACGGCCGCGGCCGAACTGCGCATCCGTCGCAAGGCTCTGGAAGACACGGTCATGCGCGCCCATTTCGACGGCGTGGTCGCCAGGCGCTACGTGGAAAACCACGAGCACATCAAGGAAAACACGCCGGTGCTCTCCCTGCAGAGCATCGCCGAACTGGAGGTCAGCTTCCAGGTGCCCGAGCGGGTTCTGGCCAGATACGGCGACGCGGCGTTGGCCGGCGTGCAGGTGCGCTTCGGCGCGGACGGCGACACGTGGCGCAACGCCCGGGTGCGCGAGGTGAGCGCCGACGCCGACACGGTTACGCGGACGTACGAAGTTGTGGCTGCCGTGGAATCTCCCGAGGACCTCAAGGTGCTTTCCGGCATGACGGCCGAGGCGCGCCTCAGCCTGCCAACCGGACTGGCCGGAAACGGCGCCGTGCTGGCCCCCATGGCCGCGGTGTTTGGCGGCAGCGACGGCGGTTCCTACGTCTGGATCATCGAAGACGATGCCGCCCCGCCGCGCAAAACCCGAGTGGAACTCGGCACCATGCGTGACGAAGGCGTCGAAGTGCTGACCGGCCTGGAGCCCGGCCAGCGCGTGGCCGTGGCCGGGGTGCACAGCCTGAGCGAACACATGGTGGTCCGGCCCATGCGCGCCGGCGCCGAAGGACTCGAATAA
- a CDS encoding TetR/AcrR family transcriptional regulator — MTTNQKNTRQALLEAACQLFAEHGFDAVSTRMIADAAQVNLGGIHYHFGSKELLYVAAFQHATVNDRRHNLNDVAEMHPELMGSPQGQAEIIRITTRQMFADFFCTASTDWKRRIALRELCSPSSAQSILAREVFKPNLTGDMEFMRRIRPDLSEATMLAWANMLHAQVIFYMLTQAPMEVMFGPEMASREFFDNAVRQAANALILLMGLPLDSQTDHS; from the coding sequence ATGACGACCAATCAAAAGAACACGCGCCAGGCCTTGCTCGAAGCAGCCTGCCAGCTCTTTGCCGAGCACGGCTTCGACGCCGTGAGCACCCGCATGATCGCCGACGCCGCCCAGGTGAACCTTGGCGGCATCCACTATCATTTCGGCAGCAAGGAGCTACTCTACGTGGCGGCGTTCCAGCATGCCACGGTGAACGACCGGCGCCACAACCTCAACGATGTGGCGGAAATGCATCCCGAGCTCATGGGCTCGCCGCAGGGCCAGGCAGAGATCATCCGCATCACAACCAGGCAAATGTTTGCGGATTTCTTCTGCACCGCCTCCACGGACTGGAAAAGGCGCATCGCCCTGCGAGAGCTATGCTCCCCCTCTTCGGCTCAATCCATCCTCGCCCGGGAAGTTTTCAAGCCCAACCTCACCGGCGACATGGAGTTCATGCGCCGCATCCGCCCGGACCTCTCCGAGGCGACCATGCTTGCGTGGGCCAACATGCTGCATGCGCAGGTGATTTTCTACATGCTCACCCAGGCGCCCATGGAAGTCATGTTCGGCCCTGAGATGGCGTCCCGGGAGTTCTTCGACAACGCCGTGCGCCAGGCCGCCAACGCCCTCATCCTTCTGATGGGCCTCCCCCTGGATTCTCAAACGGATCACAGCTGA
- a CDS encoding CBS domain-containing protein, translating to MSAQIVKVRDVMTREVLSIDGMASAKDAAQMMRDHGVSELLVAKRNEHDAWGIVTIMDMVKNVIVPGRKSTDVFVYEIMTKPILTVPADMDIRYAIRLIERLGFRRAPVEHHGEIIGMITLYNLVLENSLI from the coding sequence ATGTCCGCGCAGATCGTGAAAGTTCGCGACGTCATGACCAGGGAAGTGCTGAGCATCGACGGCATGGCCTCCGCAAAGGACGCCGCGCAGATGATGCGCGACCACGGCGTGTCCGAATTGCTCGTTGCCAAGCGGAACGAGCACGACGCCTGGGGCATCGTGACCATCATGGACATGGTCAAGAACGTCATCGTGCCGGGCCGCAAATCCACGGATGTGTTCGTGTACGAGATCATGACCAAGCCGATACTGACGGTTCCGGCGGACATGGATATCCGCTACGCCATCAGGCTCATCGAACGGCTCGGTTTCCGGCGCGCGCCGGTGGAGCACCACGGTGAGATCATCGGCATGATCACCCTGTACAACCTGGTCCTGGAAAACAGCCTCATCTGA
- a CDS encoding P-II family nitrogen regulator, with product MIFKMILAPVKTHKTDDVVDAAKAAGATGASIISARGTGMREAKTFFGLTLEDQTDIIMFLLEEHLVSEVLKAIEVAGEFHKPGTGIAFVLPVEHVVGLESQIEKFKEVVRDKYL from the coding sequence ATGATATTCAAGATGATTCTCGCACCGGTCAAGACGCACAAAACCGACGACGTGGTGGATGCGGCCAAGGCGGCCGGCGCCACCGGGGCTTCCATCATCTCCGCGCGCGGCACGGGCATGCGCGAGGCCAAGACCTTCTTCGGCCTGACCCTGGAGGACCAGACCGACATCATCATGTTCCTTCTGGAGGAGCACCTCGTCTCCGAGGTGCTCAAGGCCATCGAAGTTGCCGGGGAGTTTCACAAGCCCGGCACCGGCATCGCGTTCGTGCTTCCGGTGGAGCATGTCGTCGGCCTGGAGAGCCAGATCGAGAAGTTCAAGGAAGTGGTCAGAGACAAGTATCTTTAA
- a CDS encoding DUF1538 domain-containing protein, translated as MDFIQDFGITLLATFRDVLPILSLILFFQLFVLRQPIPHLRSLIVGGVYVVIGLALFLIGLEKALFPVGKAMAMQLSDPSFFSGENVPGQIHWSAYAWVYVFAAMIGFSTTIAEPSLLAVALKASEVSGGVITQWGLRITVAIGVAVGIALGSFRIVTGTPLYMYIMVGYIIVIVQTFFAPKKIVALAYDSGGVTTSTVTVPLVAALGLGLSESVPGRNPALDGFGLIAFANLFPIITVMGYAQYTDWLANRRARQRTKEGVQ; from the coding sequence ATGGACTTTATACAGGACTTCGGAATCACACTGCTGGCGACCTTCCGGGACGTTCTGCCCATCCTGTCGCTCATCCTGTTCTTCCAGCTGTTCGTGCTGCGGCAGCCTATTCCTCATCTGCGCAGCCTCATCGTGGGCGGCGTGTACGTGGTCATCGGCCTGGCGCTCTTTCTCATCGGGCTGGAAAAGGCACTGTTCCCTGTGGGCAAGGCCATGGCCATGCAGCTTTCCGACCCGTCCTTTTTCTCCGGGGAGAACGTCCCGGGGCAGATCCACTGGTCCGCCTATGCCTGGGTGTACGTGTTCGCCGCGATGATCGGCTTTTCCACGACCATTGCCGAACCTTCGCTTCTGGCTGTGGCGCTCAAGGCGAGCGAGGTCTCGGGCGGCGTAATCACGCAATGGGGTCTGCGCATCACGGTGGCCATCGGCGTTGCCGTAGGCATAGCGCTCGGCTCCTTCCGCATAGTTACCGGCACCCCGCTGTATATGTACATAATGGTTGGTTATATTATCGTCATCGTTCAAACCTTTTTTGCGCCCAAAAAGATCGTGGCTCTGGCATACGACTCGGGCGGCGTAACGACATCCACCGTCACGGTTCCGCTCGTGGCGGCCCTCGGACTGGGTCTTTCCGAGTCCGTGCCGGGCAGGAACCCGGCCCTTGACGGTTTCGGCCTCATCGCGTTCGCAAATCTGTTCCCGATCATCACGGTGATGGGGTACGCCCAGTACACCGATTGGCTTGCCAACCGCCGCGCCAGGCAGCGCACAAAGGAAGGGGTCCAATGA
- a CDS encoding DUF1538 domain-containing protein, with translation MAKPATQILAHPVVKAVRRKLFEAFRDLLPIILVIAFFQAVVIQKPLPDLADVVVGGVFVVLGLMLFVQGLEMGLFPIGEQMARALARKGSAFWILLFAFLLGFATTIAEPALIAVTSEAAKVAAQEGLIHAGTKAQSNYAMGLRLSVAISVGIAILLGVIRIIKGWPVHYMIIGGYVVVMLMTVIAPKEIIGVAYDAGGVTTSTVTVPLVAALGVGLASIIRGRSPLLDGFGLIALATLLPMIFVMGYGLVVFS, from the coding sequence ATGGCCAAACCTGCGACACAGATTCTCGCACACCCGGTGGTGAAAGCGGTCCGCAGAAAGCTTTTTGAAGCGTTTCGGGACCTGCTGCCCATCATCCTGGTCATCGCGTTCTTTCAGGCTGTGGTCATCCAGAAGCCGCTGCCCGATCTGGCCGACGTCGTCGTGGGCGGCGTCTTCGTCGTTCTCGGGCTGATGCTCTTTGTCCAGGGACTGGAGATGGGATTGTTTCCCATCGGCGAGCAAATGGCACGGGCCCTGGCGCGCAAGGGAAGCGCCTTCTGGATACTGCTCTTCGCCTTCCTGCTGGGTTTTGCCACCACCATTGCCGAGCCTGCGTTGATAGCTGTGACGTCCGAAGCCGCCAAGGTCGCTGCCCAGGAAGGGCTCATTCACGCCGGAACCAAAGCCCAAAGCAATTACGCCATGGGCCTGCGGTTGTCCGTTGCCATTTCTGTGGGAATCGCCATTCTGCTCGGCGTGATTCGCATCATTAAAGGATGGCCCGTGCATTACATGATCATCGGCGGCTATGTGGTGGTCATGCTCATGACCGTGATCGCGCCCAAGGAGATCATCGGCGTGGCCTATGACGCAGGCGGCGTGACCACGTCCACGGTCACGGTGCCGCTGGTGGCGGCCCTGGGTGTGGGCCTCGCGTCCATCATACGCGGACGCAGCCCCCTGCTTGACGGGTTCGGACTCATCGCCTTGGCCACGTTGCTGCCCATGATCTTCGTCATGGGATACGGGCTGGTCGTATTCAGCTGA